The proteins below come from a single Corylus avellana chromosome ca3, CavTom2PMs-1.0 genomic window:
- the LOC132175298 gene encoding uncharacterized protein LOC132175298, whose product MVLWEITLGTAYFLGLKRTFRLALRIQRKVVSPKHPKIRHFLHRRTRAVFDVALKVHRTIQERDIEVGRNLGNWILRWLDRMKPSAHIRGSPPGKPPNSGSSGLSMTKQISNSSNLKPPGETQISKNQNSSRHLFTASRNIWPKPFPTISMMMRPPKPAGTMTQYRHFSSPEMLKSDSTRGWLEVGLRKDIMLWMLQN is encoded by the exons atggtGCTGTGGGAGATAACGTTGGGGACTGCGTATTTCTTGGGGCTGAAGCGCACGTTCAGGCTCGCTCTGAGGATTCAGCGCAAGGTCGTAAGCCCCAAGCACCCCAAGATCCGCCACTTTCTTCACAG ACGAACACGAGCTGTATTTGATGTAGCACTCAAGGTTCACCGGACCATTCAAGAGAGGGATATAGAAGTTGGTCGGAATCTTGGTAACTGGATTCTGCGGTGGCTTGACCGAATGAAACCATCAGCTCATATTCGAGGTTCCCCTCCTGGAAAACCCCCCAATAGTGGTAGCTCAGGGTTGAGCATGACAAAGCAGATAAGCAACTCCTCCAATCTGAAACCTCCTGGGGAAACCCAAATATCCAAAAATCAGAATTCTTCTAGGCATCTGTTTACTGCGTCAAGAAATATTTGGCCTAAGCCTTTTCCAACCATTTCAATGATGATGCGGCCACCAAAGCCTGCTGGGACTATGACCCAGTATAGGCACTTCTCTAGCCCTGAAATGTTGAAATCAGATTCTACAAGAGGTTGGTTGGAGGTAGGTCTCCGGAAGGACATAATGCTGTGGATGCTACAAAACTAA
- the LOC132176090 gene encoding uncharacterized protein LOC132176090, which yields MTLFLSHAFPSHHLTRSSSLSLVNCSFKSRAPTNAEIPARDRVIDFGKHKGKMLGTLPSTYLKWVSDNLRARDFEGWAKLADQVLQDPVYKDRIEWEFAENLLSGNNNIITSMRNESAVSELLEISERFGWDNRDKVGWSRVSFELLGTSNGGRIPRVSKNGGKDRDLGVNKREKVEDLSKGQERRRERRERVKMKTEGKKESKVGVRDKVYEKSSGGDVRRVHERDDRGNSQDGTMDIYNPFPGREALLKKVLNHKRSL from the coding sequence ATGaccctctttctctcccacGCTTTTCCTTCACATCATCTCACTCGTTCTTCTTCTCTCAGTCTCGTTAATTGCTCTTTCAAATCCAGAGCACCCACCAATGCAGAAATCCCAGCAAGAGACCGAGTCATAGACTTCGGAAAACACAAGGGAAAAATGTTGGGAACCCTCCCTTCAACCTACCTCAAATGGGTCTCCGACAACCTCCGAGCCCGCGACTTCGAGGGTTGGGCAAAGCTTGCCGACCAAGTCCTCCAAGACCCAGTTTACAAAGATCGGATCGAGTGGGAGTTTGCTGAGAATCTATTGAGCGGTAACAATAATATAATTACTTCTATGAGAAATGAGAGCGCAGTTTCAGAGCTGTTGGAAATAAGTGAAAGGTTTGGTTGGGATAACAGAGATAAGGTGGGTTGGAGCAGAGTGAGTTTTGAGCTTCTGGGTACCTCTAATGGCGGTAGAATTCCAAGAGTAAGCAAAAATGGTGGAAAGGATAGAGATTTGGGTGTGAATAAGAGGGAAAAGGTTGAGGATTTATCGAAAGGTCaagagaggaggagggagagaagagagagagtgaagatGAAGACAGAAGGGAAGAAGGAGAGCAAGGTAGGTGTTCGAGATAAGGTTTATGAGAAAAGTAGTGGAGGTGATGTGAGGAGAGTTCATGAAAGGGATGATAGAGGAAATAGTCAAGATGGGACGATGGACATTTATAATCCATTTCCTGGACGTGAAGCTCTGTTGAAGAAGGTGCTCAACCATAAAAGATCCTTGtaa
- the LOC132175806 gene encoding uncharacterized protein LOC132175806, producing MQRQSLGSPVSKHHGHGGAAKDDTLIIEEPKQRDRDDNNCDDDVEHKATKPHRVSLPLSPPQRPEKFIHVIPVLTFLCFLILYLSSHTPSQSDLAQFNGFQLPAKHLDSAEINDVGRFNEIKKGDVLAIRSLRNLQEIEKRSPKSRSHRKVADF from the exons ATGCAAAGACAGTCTCTGGGCTCCCCAGTCTCCAAGCACCACGGCCATGGCGGTGCAGCCAAGGACGACACTCTCATAATCGAGGAGCCAAAGCAAAGAGACAGAGACGACAACAATTGCGACGACGACGTGGAACACAAAGCGACAAAGCCTCACCGTGTATCGCTGCCGCTCTCGCCGCCGCAGAGGCCAGAGAAGTTCATCCACGTCATCCCCGTCCTCACCTTCCTTTGCTTCCTCATCCTCTACCTCAGCTCCCACACTCCCTCCCAGTCAG ATTTGGCTCAGTTCAATGGTTTTCAGCTACCAGCGAAGCACCTAG ACTCGGCCGAGATTAACGATGTCGGGCGATTTAATGAGATCAAAAAGGGCGATGTTTTGGCGATCCGAAGCCTCCGCAACTTGCAAGAGATTGAAAAACGCTCCCCGAAATCCCGCTCCCACCGAAAAGTCGCTGATTTCTAG